The following nucleotide sequence is from Kiritimatiella glycovorans.
GCTCCGGGATCGATGGGCGCCATGCCGAACCGGTGCAGCCGGATCCCGCCTTCCCCGCTACGTATAAATTCCGCCAGCTTGACGCTTGCGGCTCCGATGTCCACCGCGAGAATGCGTTTGGATTTCATCATCCGTCTCGTCCCCGACCGTTACAGTTTACCGCGCCGCCGGCTTGATCTCTTCGTACTGTTCAATGTTGATAAAGGCAAAAGGCGTCTCAAGACGGTTCCGGAGCACCCCTTCACGCACGGAGAACTGTTCCCACCAGCGGCCCTGACCCTGGCGACTGCTCTCCCCGGCGATCTCACGTCCCTTATAGCTCACAAGCACCGCCCACTCGAGTATATCGCCGTCGTAGAAACGCCGGAGCGAATTGGGGTGCATGAAGACTTCGCTGAAATGCTCGTCGCCCTGGTAGATGTACACATAATCAATTTTTTTGTGGAACACCACGGGCTGCGGGCTCTCCTGCCGGCCTTCCATCTCAGGAGGACGCATCAGCACATAGTAATCGAACGTAAGCTCATCGATCCACTCGGGCATGGTTTCGTATTCGACCACCATGCGGAACCATGTCTTCCTCGCTTCGTCCCGGATATTCAACCCGGCGGAACTGACGTCGTAATCCGGGGTCTTGGGCGCGGTGTCGGGGAAAACCTCCACTTCCGCGATTTCAAATCCGACCTCCTGCGCCTCGGCCGCAGTGCTGCTGAAGGACAGAACGAGGGCTGTGACGATTCCCAGGGCCGTGAGGCTCCTTCCGATAACGATTTTCATTTTGCGCCCTCCTCAGGTTGTCCCGAAACGCGAATAGAAGCAGTTCAAGGATGGGCGAATCTATGCTCACCTGCGCAACCTGTCAAAACAAAAAGCAAATACAGGCTGCATTAAACCATCCCTGTATCAAAAAAACCGACCCGGTAGGTCGCCGGCAGACCCGCCGGTCCGGCGTGTCTGTGCCGATATATTTCTTTCAGCTTCCTCAGCTCGCCGCGGGTCAGTCCGCGCCGTCTTGCGGAGGGCGATCCGGTGACGCCCCGCTCGTGAAGGTCACGGAGGAGATCTTCCGCGCAGGGGTAGTACACGGTGCGGGTTTCAGTCTTTACGCGATCGGCGTTCATGCCGGCCTCCGCAAGGGCCCGGCCGACCCCGCCCTCGGAGGGCAGGCTCACGGGGGGCTCCACGCCGGGCGCCGCCGCACACCGCGCCGCGGAGAGCTCCTCGAGCGTACCCTCGAGCATGAGCGCGAAGGTGACGCGGGCTCCGTCCTCCAGGCATGCCGCGAGGGCGCGGAACAGCGCGGCGAGATCGGGAATCCAGTGGAGCGCCGAACTGCTGACCGCGCGGCTGAAGGGCCCTTCCGGAAGAGAGACCCGCATGTCGCGAACTTCGGTCGTAAGCTTCGGACCGCCCGCCGTCTTGGCCCGGCATACGTCGATCATGGCCGCGGAGGCATCGATGGCGTGAACGGCGGGCCGCGGGTTCAGAGCACAGAGCTGACGCGTAAGCAGTCCGGTCCCGCACCCCAGCTCCAGCACGCGGTCGGCCTCTTCAGGCAGCTCCATCCAGCGCACCAGTTCGCGCGCGACCTCCGCCTGCACGGCGGCGCCCGATTCATACGCGGCCGCGGCGGCGGAGAATCTTCTGCTCACGTTTCCGCTCATAAGGCGATCCTGCGGCTCAGCTCGTCCACACAGTAGAGGGGCAGGGCGTGACCTTCCCCCTGCATCTCTTCGAGTCGCGCCGCCGGAAGCTCGGCCTCGAGCCGCCGCGCGGCTGCGACGGGCACGATGCCGTCGCACGATCCATGCAGCAGATGCACCCGGCCGCGCACCCCGGCGAGGAGGGGGAGGATATCAAAAGACTGAAGGAACCGGAGCCCGGCGGACAGAACTTCGACCCCCGCACTCAACACCTTTTCGATCCGGACCTCCGCACCCTCCGCGGCGCGCGGCGCGGCGGAGCGGCGGTAGAATTCACGCAGCACCGGCTCGGGGTCACTCCGAAGCATACGCTGCATCGTCCGGACCTCGGCAGACGCAACGCCGCAGGGCCAGCCGCGCCCCGAACAGAAGCGGGGCGTCACGCCGCAGAGCACGAGCCCGCCCGCGGGGCCATCTTCACGCACCGCCCTTTCGAGAAGCAGCATGGCACCCAGCGACCAGCCGGCATGCCGCTCGAACGGACCCTGCTCCGCGATCAGCGACTCAAGGCCGTCGACGAAAGGCTGTTCCGACTTCCCGCCCCCGCCCCGGCCCCACAGGTCCTCCGGCCCGGAGAGTACCACCTCATGACCGGTGTCGCGCAGAGCCTTTGCCAGGGGGTCAAGTTCCGCCGCCG
It contains:
- a CDS encoding Amuc_1102 family pilus-like protein, with amino-acid sequence MKIVIGRSLTALGIVTALVLSFSSTAAEAQEVGFEIAEVEVFPDTAPKTPDYDVSSAGLNIRDEARKTWFRMVVEYETMPEWIDELTFDYYVLMRPPEMEGRQESPQPVVFHKKIDYVYIYQGDEHFSEVFMHPNSLRRFYDGDILEWAVLVSYKGREIAGESSRQGQGRWWEQFSVREGVLRNRLETPFAFINIEQYEEIKPAAR
- a CDS encoding methyltransferase domain-containing protein; this translates as MSRRFSAAAAAYESGAAVQAEVARELVRWMELPEEADRVLELGCGTGLLTRQLCALNPRPAVHAIDASAAMIDVCRAKTAGGPKLTTEVRDMRVSLPEGPFSRAVSSSALHWIPDLAALFRALAACLEDGARVTFALMLEGTLEELSAARCAAAPGVEPPVSLPSEGGVGRALAEAGMNADRVKTETRTVYYPCAEDLLRDLHERGVTGSPSARRRGLTRGELRKLKEIYRHRHAGPAGLPATYRVGFFDTGMV